In the Pseudomonadota bacterium genome, TCTGCCAAAAGATACATTCATCGAAGTGATCAAAAATACACCGCTAGTATCCATTGATTTGATTGTCAGAAATGATCGGCAGGAGGTACTTCTGGGTTTACGGAACAACCAACCGGCAAAAAACTGCTGGTTCGTGCCCGGCGGCATAATCCGGAAAAACGAGACGATGAGTGCGGCCTTTGCGCGGATTTCACTTACCGAACTCGGCAAAGAATTTGCCAGAGAATCAGCGATTTTTCTTGGTGCCTTCGAACATCTGTATCAGGAAAATTTCGCTGAGGCGCCTGGATTCGGCACCCATTATATTGTCCTTGCCCATGAAATACAGCTTGAAGACAACCTGCCCACTATCCCCCAGGATCAGCACCGAGAATCTGCGTGGTTTTCAGTGGATCAACTCCTTAACGACCCTGCAGTCCATCCCAACACCAAAGCCTATTTTGAGTAGATTGAGGTCCCCCTGCCGCATGCCCCTTCGCCCACGAGAAATCACGGTAGCGTCCGGGTTTCAATCCACGACCCCACGCGGGGGGCGACTTGGCGTAAGCGATACCCCGCAATACCTGACTGGCGTTTCAATCCACGCCCCCACGCGG is a window encoding:
- a CDS encoding GDP-mannose mannosyl hydrolase yields the protein MAILPKDTFIEVIKNTPLVSIDLIVRNDRQEVLLGLRNNQPAKNCWFVPGGIIRKNETMSAAFARISLTELGKEFARESAIFLGAFEHLYQENFAEAPGFGTHYIVLAHEIQLEDNLPTIPQDQHRESAWFSVDQLLNDPAVHPNTKAYFE